A genomic segment from Pseudoduganella chitinolytica encodes:
- a CDS encoding FemAB family XrtA/PEP-CTERM system-associated protein, which yields MSAIIESAMERAQSATAPQPGPVTVRLLRDDAADRARWDAFVQACPQATFFHRAGWQRVIEGAFGHRTWFYLAEQDGVIRGVLPLAQIKSRLFGHSLIALPFCVYGGVAADSDAARRQLDDAALALARNLGVGHLEYRNYSPAHPGEPAWQGKDLYVTFRKAIAADDEANLNAIPRKQRAMVRKGIKCGLAGEVDDNVERFFTAYAHSVHRLGTPVFPKNYFALLKEVFGDDCEVRVIVREREIVAGVLSFFFRDEVLPYYGGGMPVAREVAGNDFMYWNLMQAAAARGCRLFDFGRSKRGTGAFDFKKNWGFEAQPLPYEYHLVGAAAIPDVNPLNPKYQLFIRVWQKMPLALANVLGPFIVKDLG from the coding sequence ATGAGCGCCATCATCGAATCGGCGATGGAACGGGCTCAATCTGCCACCGCGCCGCAGCCCGGCCCCGTCACCGTGAGGCTGCTGCGCGACGATGCCGCCGACCGGGCCCGCTGGGATGCGTTCGTGCAGGCGTGCCCGCAGGCGACGTTCTTCCATCGCGCCGGCTGGCAGCGGGTGATCGAAGGCGCCTTCGGCCATCGCACGTGGTTTTATCTGGCCGAACAGGACGGTGTCATCCGCGGCGTGCTGCCTCTGGCGCAGATCAAGAGCCGCTTGTTCGGCCACTCGCTGATCGCGCTGCCGTTCTGCGTGTACGGCGGCGTGGCGGCTGATTCCGACGCCGCGCGCCGGCAGCTCGATGACGCCGCGCTGGCGCTGGCGCGCAACCTGGGCGTGGGCCACCTGGAATACCGCAACTACAGCCCGGCACACCCGGGCGAACCGGCCTGGCAGGGCAAGGATTTATATGTCACGTTCCGCAAGGCGATCGCGGCGGACGACGAAGCGAACCTGAACGCAATTCCGCGCAAGCAGCGCGCGATGGTCCGCAAGGGCATCAAATGCGGCCTGGCGGGCGAGGTCGACGACAACGTCGAGCGCTTCTTCACGGCGTATGCGCACAGCGTGCACCGCCTGGGCACGCCCGTGTTCCCGAAAAATTACTTTGCGCTGCTGAAGGAGGTGTTCGGCGACGACTGCGAGGTGCGCGTGATCGTGCGCGAGCGCGAGATCGTGGCCGGTGTGCTGAGCTTCTTCTTCCGCGACGAGGTGCTGCCGTACTACGGCGGCGGCATGCCGGTGGCGCGCGAAGTGGCCGGCAACGACTTCATGTACTGGAACCTGATGCAGGCCGCCGCCGCGCGCGGCTGCCGGCTGTTCGACTTCGGCCGCAGCAAGCGCGGCACCGGTGCCTTCGACTTCAAGAAGAACTGGGGCTTCGAGGCGCAGCCGCTGCCTTACGAATACCACCTGGTCGGGGCGGCAGCGATTCCGGACGTGAATCCGCTCAATCCGAAATACCAGCTGTTCATCCGCGTGTGGCAGAAGATGCCGCTGGCGCTGGCCAATGTCCTTGGCCCGTTCATCGTCAAGGACCTGGGGTAA
- a CDS encoding TIGR03087 family PEP-CTERM/XrtA system glycosyltransferase, protein MDDLLLLVHRIPYPPNKGDKIRSWHLLQHLARRYRVHLATFVDDKDDWRYVDHVRKLCASSHFSPLNPRMARVRSLRALLANRALSLDYYSDRGTRKWVCQTMREQAIGRIVVFSSPMAQYAQPYADARRIVDLCDVDSEKWRQYARQKAWPASLPYAWEASRLLRYERKVAASSDAALFVSQPEADLFRSLAPESAARIGWFGNGVDTAYFAADGTYANPYAVGERPLVFCGAMDYWPNVDAVQWFAREVLPTVQARLPGTRFIIVGARPAPEVQALAALPGVTVTGTVPDVRPYVAHAALSVAPLRVARGIQNKVLEAMSMAKIVVLTPQALEGIDAQPGRDVVVAEQARDFADAVVNQLTQAGAIGQAARARIEVAYGWDARLAPLDALLESPPRHGGIHPAAAGPVLPTWNQA, encoded by the coding sequence GTGGACGACCTGCTGCTGCTGGTGCATCGCATCCCGTACCCGCCGAACAAGGGCGACAAGATCCGCTCGTGGCACCTGTTGCAACACCTGGCGCGGCGCTACCGCGTGCACCTGGCCACCTTCGTCGACGACAAGGACGACTGGCGGTATGTCGACCACGTGCGCAAGCTGTGCGCCTCCAGCCATTTCTCGCCGCTCAACCCGCGCATGGCGCGTGTGCGCAGCCTGCGCGCGCTGCTGGCGAACCGTGCCCTGTCGCTGGATTATTACAGCGACCGCGGCACGCGCAAATGGGTCTGCCAGACCATGCGCGAGCAGGCCATCGGCCGGATCGTCGTGTTTTCGTCGCCGATGGCGCAGTATGCCCAGCCTTATGCGGACGCCCGCCGCATCGTCGACCTGTGCGACGTCGATTCGGAAAAATGGCGCCAGTATGCGCGGCAAAAAGCGTGGCCGGCCAGCCTGCCATACGCGTGGGAAGCCAGCCGGTTGCTGCGCTACGAGCGCAAGGTGGCCGCCAGCAGCGATGCGGCGCTGTTCGTGTCGCAGCCGGAGGCGGACTTGTTCCGCAGCCTGGCGCCGGAAAGCGCCGCACGCATCGGCTGGTTCGGCAACGGTGTCGACACCGCCTATTTCGCGGCCGACGGTACGTATGCCAATCCCTATGCGGTTGGGGAGCGGCCGCTGGTGTTCTGCGGCGCGATGGATTACTGGCCCAACGTCGATGCGGTGCAATGGTTCGCGCGCGAGGTGCTGCCGACCGTGCAGGCACGGCTGCCTGGCACGCGCTTCATCATCGTCGGTGCGCGGCCGGCACCGGAAGTGCAGGCCCTGGCCGCATTGCCCGGCGTGACCGTCACCGGCACTGTGCCGGACGTGCGGCCGTACGTCGCGCACGCGGCCTTGTCGGTCGCACCGCTGCGGGTGGCGCGCGGCATCCAGAACAAGGTGCTGGAGGCGATGTCGATGGCCAAGATCGTCGTGCTGACGCCGCAGGCACTGGAAGGCATCGACGCGCAGCCGGGCCGCGACGTGGTCGTGGCGGAGCAGGCGAGGGACTTTGCCGATGCCGTCGTCAACCAGTTGACCCAGGCCGGCGCAATCGGCCAGGCTGCGCGGGCCCGCATCGAAGTGGCCTACGGCTGGGATGCCCGGCTGGCGCCGCTGGACGCGTTGCTGGAATCGCCGCCCCGCCATGGCGGCATCCATCCGGCCGCGGCCGGCCCCGTCCTCCCGACATGGAACCAGGCATGA
- a CDS encoding XrtA system polysaccharide deacetylase — MNGPVPHLAAQTIRNAMTIDVEDYFQVSAFASRIARDSWPSRECRVEANVDRILAILADGNAQATFFTLGWIAERYPTLVRRIVAAGHELASHGYGHQRATDQTRAEFMEDIVRSKVILEDIGGQRVLGYRAPSFSIGPVNLWALTSLHDAGYRYSSSIYPIAHDHYGMPDAPRFPFYPHGTDGLLEIPITTVRLFERNLPAGGGGYFRLLPYSLSRMLMRRVNHDDGQPTIFYFHPWELDPGQPRPDGIGLKSRFRHYVNLGRMEDRIRALTRDFAWDRMDRIFLGRP, encoded by the coding sequence ATGAACGGTCCCGTGCCGCATCTGGCAGCGCAGACGATCCGCAACGCGATGACGATCGACGTCGAGGATTATTTCCAGGTCTCGGCGTTCGCGTCGCGGATCGCCCGCGACAGCTGGCCGTCGCGCGAATGCCGCGTCGAGGCCAACGTCGACCGCATCCTGGCGATCCTCGCCGACGGCAACGCGCAGGCGACGTTCTTCACGCTGGGCTGGATCGCCGAGCGCTATCCCACGCTGGTGCGGCGCATTGTCGCCGCCGGCCACGAACTGGCCAGCCACGGCTACGGCCACCAGCGCGCCACCGACCAGACCCGCGCCGAGTTCATGGAAGACATCGTGCGCAGCAAGGTGATCCTGGAGGACATCGGCGGCCAGCGCGTGCTGGGCTACCGCGCGCCCAGTTTCTCCATCGGGCCCGTCAACCTGTGGGCGTTGACGTCGCTGCACGATGCCGGCTACCGCTACAGTTCCAGCATCTACCCGATCGCGCACGATCACTACGGGATGCCGGATGCGCCCCGCTTCCCGTTCTACCCGCACGGCACCGATGGCCTGCTGGAGATTCCGATCACCACGGTGCGCCTGTTCGAGCGCAACCTGCCGGCCGGTGGCGGCGGTTATTTCCGCCTGCTGCCGTACAGCCTGTCGCGCATGCTGATGCGGCGCGTGAACCACGATGACGGCCAGCCCACCATCTTCTATTTCCACCCGTGGGAACTGGACCCGGGCCAGCCGCGCCCGGACGGCATCGGCCTGAAAAGCCGGTTCCGCCATTACGTCAACCTGGGCCGCATGGAGGACCGCATCCGCGCGCTGACGCGCGACTTCGCGTGGGACCGGATGGACCGCATCTTCCTGGGGCGGCCATGA
- the wecB gene encoding non-hydrolyzing UDP-N-acetylglucosamine 2-epimerase: MTMTQPDNKVHRILCVVGARPNFMKMAPIMAALSALGPRIEPKLVHTGQHYDVAMNHQYFQALGIPDPDINLEVGSGSHAQQTAEVMRRFEPALDDVAPAAVLVVGDVNSTIACALVAAKKGVPVIHVEAGLRSFDRAMPEEINRVLTDQLSDLLFTTEESGRANLLKEGIADERIHFVGNVMIDTLRLNLPHAVPVAQIAADAGRTGFADNGYAVLTLHRPSNVDDAAVLQRLLETAAQIAQRTPVIFPLHPRTRATIERFGLAHLLDRPQMLLLPPQGYLEMLGLMKDARVVLTDSGGIQEETTALGTPCITLRHNTERPITVIEGTNTIAGNEPARILAAYEEVMTGGGKAGRVPHFWDGRAAERIAAIVRDWLPRD, translated from the coding sequence ACGGCCCAATTTCATGAAGATGGCGCCCATCATGGCCGCGCTGTCGGCGCTGGGCCCGCGCATCGAGCCCAAGCTGGTCCACACCGGCCAGCATTACGACGTGGCGATGAACCACCAGTATTTCCAGGCACTGGGCATTCCCGACCCGGACATCAACCTGGAAGTGGGCAGCGGCAGCCATGCGCAGCAGACGGCCGAGGTGATGCGCCGCTTCGAGCCGGCGCTGGACGACGTGGCGCCAGCCGCCGTGCTGGTCGTCGGCGACGTCAACTCGACGATCGCCTGCGCGCTGGTCGCGGCCAAGAAGGGCGTGCCCGTCATCCACGTGGAGGCGGGCCTGCGCAGCTTCGACCGCGCCATGCCGGAGGAGATCAACCGCGTGCTGACGGACCAGCTGTCCGACCTGCTGTTCACCACCGAGGAGAGCGGCCGCGCCAACCTGCTGAAGGAAGGCATCGCGGACGAACGGATCCACTTTGTCGGCAACGTCATGATCGACACGCTGCGCCTGAACCTGCCGCACGCCGTGCCTGTCGCGCAGATCGCCGCGGACGCGGGCCGCACGGGCTTTGCCGACAACGGCTACGCGGTGCTGACCTTGCATCGTCCGTCCAATGTCGACGATGCCGCCGTGCTGCAACGGCTGCTGGAAACGGCCGCGCAGATCGCCCAGCGCACGCCCGTGATCTTCCCGCTGCACCCGCGCACCCGTGCGACGATCGAGCGCTTCGGCCTGGCGCACCTGCTGGACCGGCCGCAGATGCTGCTGCTGCCGCCGCAGGGCTACCTGGAGATGCTGGGCCTGATGAAGGATGCCAGAGTCGTGCTGACCGATTCGGGTGGCATCCAGGAGGAGACGACCGCGCTGGGCACGCCTTGCATCACGCTGCGCCACAACACCGAACGGCCCATCACGGTGATCGAGGGCACCAACACCATCGCCGGCAATGAGCCGGCCCGCATCCTGGCCGCCTACGAGGAAGTCATGACGGGCGGCGGCAAGGCCGGCCGCGTACCGCATTTCTGGGACGGCCGTGCCGCCGAGCGTATTGCCGCCATCGTGCGCGACTGGCTGCCGCGCGACTGA
- the xrtA gene encoding exosortase A: MSTLTSAVADRELRQADVPARPAHDAGKAHWLVVAAAVLLPFILYFATAASIVSIWERSATFAHGYVILPISLWLVWQRRAVLAQLPVRPFLPALVALALCGVAWMLGSLGDVSIVRQYAFAAMIPLTVLAVAGVAVVRAIAFPLAFILFGVPVGEGLIDPLIQITASFTVDALRATGIPVLREGNNFSIPTGDWSVVEACSGLRYLISSFTLGCLYAYLTYRTLWRRIVFSLVALALPILANGLRAYMIVMIGHTSGMTMAVGVDHIIYGWVFFGIVMLLLFWAGSFWREDRKDVPVAPGAAGPSASTARVAAVACGVAACIGVWPAYGWYLERGNATHAPAELATYQARAPIAAPFTAWTPAYAPASGSIDSYHDVGGPPSAWRCATTATAARNA, encoded by the coding sequence ATGAGCACACTGACCAGCGCCGTTGCGGACCGCGAGCTGCGGCAAGCCGATGTTCCCGCGCGCCCGGCGCACGATGCCGGCAAGGCCCACTGGCTGGTCGTGGCCGCCGCCGTGCTGCTGCCGTTCATCCTGTACTTCGCGACCGCCGCGTCGATCGTGTCGATCTGGGAGCGCTCGGCCACGTTCGCGCACGGCTATGTGATCCTGCCGATCAGCCTGTGGCTGGTGTGGCAGCGCCGCGCCGTGCTGGCGCAGCTGCCGGTGCGGCCGTTCCTGCCCGCGCTGGTGGCGCTGGCGCTGTGCGGCGTCGCGTGGATGCTGGGATCGCTGGGCGACGTGTCGATCGTGCGCCAGTATGCGTTTGCCGCGATGATTCCGCTGACGGTGCTGGCCGTGGCCGGCGTGGCTGTCGTGCGCGCCATCGCGTTTCCCCTGGCGTTCATCCTGTTCGGCGTGCCCGTCGGCGAAGGCCTGATCGATCCGCTGATCCAGATCACGGCCAGCTTCACGGTGGATGCCTTGCGCGCCACCGGCATCCCCGTCCTGCGCGAGGGGAACAACTTCAGCATCCCCACCGGCGACTGGTCCGTCGTGGAAGCGTGCAGCGGCCTGCGCTACCTGATCTCGTCGTTCACGCTGGGTTGCCTGTACGCCTACCTGACGTACCGCACCTTGTGGCGCCGCATCGTGTTCTCACTGGTGGCGCTGGCGCTGCCGATCCTGGCCAACGGCCTGCGCGCCTACATGATCGTCATGATCGGGCATACCAGCGGCATGACGATGGCCGTCGGCGTCGACCACATCATCTACGGCTGGGTGTTCTTCGGCATCGTCATGCTGTTGCTGTTCTGGGCAGGCAGCTTCTGGCGCGAGGATCGCAAGGATGTCCCCGTCGCGCCGGGCGCGGCCGGACCGTCCGCCTCGACGGCACGCGTGGCAGCGGTGGCCTGCGGCGTGGCGGCCTGCATCGGCGTGTGGCCGGCCTATGGCTGGTACCTGGAGCGCGGCAACGCCACGCACGCACCCGCCGAATTGGCCACCTACCAGGCCAGGGCGCCCATCGCAGCGCCGTTCACGGCCTGGACGCCAGCCTACGCGCCCGCCAGCGGGAGTATCGACAGCTATCACGACGTGGGGGGGCCACCGTCGGCCTGGCGGTGCGCTACTACCGCGACGGCGGCCCGGAACGCCTGA